One window from the genome of Roseomonas haemaphysalidis encodes:
- a CDS encoding alpha/beta hydrolase family esterase, whose translation MPLNPSAMTEATRLTREGKLAEATDLLRSVLGGTAPPPPAPPPPAPPRPAAAGRPAPRILDVDPETGEVAAPPSSRLRGLLDGLAAKLPGGLPGAGRSTPPEPLPPGARFLSLSHGGAAGTRGYRLYVPARPAAAPALLVMLHGCTQSPEDFAAGTRMNALAEQHGFLVAYPGQTQAANAQKCWNWFNAADQNRDSGEPALIAGIARDVLRDYGADPKRVFVAGLSAGGAAAAILGQRYPDLFSGVGVHSGLACGAARDMPGAFAAMRQGAAGQPGRPVPTIVFHADRDSTVHPRNAAQVAAQAAAPGLRATTTQGQVPGGHAFTRTVHADAAGRVLQEQWLVHGGGHAWAGGSNAGSYTDAKGPDASAEMVRFFLAL comes from the coding sequence ATGCCCCTGAACCCGTCCGCCATGACCGAGGCCACCCGCCTGACCCGCGAAGGCAAGCTGGCGGAAGCCACCGACCTGCTGCGAAGCGTGCTCGGCGGCACCGCTCCCCCGCCGCCCGCCCCGCCGCCACCCGCCCCGCCGCGCCCGGCCGCCGCGGGCCGGCCCGCGCCCCGCATCCTGGACGTCGACCCCGAAACCGGCGAGGTCGCCGCCCCGCCGTCCAGCCGGCTGCGTGGATTGCTGGACGGTTTGGCCGCCAAGCTGCCCGGCGGCCTGCCCGGCGCCGGGCGTTCCACCCCGCCGGAGCCCTTGCCGCCCGGCGCCCGCTTTCTGTCGCTGTCGCATGGCGGTGCCGCCGGCACGCGCGGCTACCGTTTGTACGTTCCCGCCCGCCCCGCCGCCGCACCCGCGCTGCTGGTCATGCTGCATGGCTGCACCCAGTCGCCGGAGGATTTCGCCGCCGGCACGCGCATGAACGCCCTGGCCGAGCAGCATGGCTTCCTGGTCGCCTATCCGGGCCAGACCCAGGCGGCCAACGCGCAGAAATGCTGGAACTGGTTCAATGCCGCCGACCAGAACCGCGACAGCGGCGAGCCGGCGCTGATCGCCGGCATCGCGCGCGACGTGCTGCGCGACTACGGCGCGGACCCGAAGCGCGTGTTCGTCGCCGGCCTGTCCGCCGGCGGTGCCGCGGCCGCCATCCTGGGGCAGCGCTATCCGGACCTGTTTTCCGGCGTGGGCGTGCATTCGGGCTTGGCCTGCGGCGCGGCGCGGGACATGCCCGGCGCTTTTGCCGCCATGCGGCAGGGCGCCGCCGGCCAGCCCGGCCGCCCGGTGCCCACCATCGTCTTTCATGCCGACCGCGACAGCACCGTCCACCCGCGCAACGCGGCCCAGGTGGCGGCCCAGGCCGCCGCCCCGGGCCTGCGCGCCACCACCACGCAGGGCCAGGTGCCCGGCGGCCATGCCTTCACCCGCACGGTGCACGCCGATGCCGCCGGCCGGGTGCTGCAGGAACAGTGGCTGGTGCATGGCGGCGGGCACGCCTGGGCGGGTGGCAGCAACGCGGGCTCGTATACCGATGCAAAGGGGCCTGACGCCTCGGCCGAGATGGTGCGGTTCTTTCTGGCGCTGTAA
- a CDS encoding aldo/keto reductase, producing MEYRNLGRSGLKVSPLCLGTMMFGGQTDEPTAARIIDHARDHGINFIDTADVYNEGRSEEVTGRAIRARRDHWVLATKLGNPTGPGPGDRGLSRRHVMMAADASLRRLGVDGIDILYLHKEDHATPLAETVRAMADLVRAGKIRHFGVSNHRSWRVAEICRLCDEAGIDRPVVSQPYYNALNRMPEVEHLPACGYFGLGVVPYSPLARGVLTGKYAPGAQPDADSRAGRADKRMMESEWRPESLSIATTLRDHAQARGITPGQFAVAWVLNNRLITAPIAGPRTEAQWTDYLAALDYRFTAEDEALVDSLVPAGHPSTPGYTDPAYPLEGRVARSG from the coding sequence ATGGAATACCGCAACCTCGGCCGCAGCGGCCTGAAGGTTTCGCCGCTCTGCCTCGGCACCATGATGTTCGGCGGTCAAACCGACGAGCCCACCGCCGCCCGCATCATCGACCACGCGCGCGACCACGGCATCAACTTCATCGACACCGCCGACGTCTACAACGAAGGCCGTTCGGAGGAGGTGACCGGCCGCGCCATCCGCGCACGGCGCGACCACTGGGTGCTGGCCACCAAGCTGGGCAACCCCACCGGCCCAGGGCCCGGCGACCGCGGCCTGTCCCGCCGCCATGTCATGATGGCGGCGGACGCCAGCCTGAGGCGGCTCGGCGTCGACGGCATCGATATCCTGTACCTGCACAAGGAAGACCACGCGACGCCGCTGGCGGAAACGGTGCGCGCCATGGCCGACTTGGTGCGGGCCGGCAAGATCCGCCACTTCGGCGTGTCCAACCACCGCTCCTGGCGCGTGGCCGAGATCTGCCGGCTGTGCGACGAGGCCGGCATCGACCGCCCCGTGGTCAGCCAGCCCTATTACAACGCGCTGAACCGCATGCCCGAGGTCGAGCACCTGCCCGCCTGCGGCTACTTCGGCCTCGGCGTCGTGCCCTACAGCCCGCTGGCGCGCGGTGTGCTGACCGGCAAATACGCCCCCGGCGCCCAGCCCGACGCCGACAGCCGCGCCGGCCGCGCCGACAAGCGCATGATGGAATCCGAATGGCGCCCGGAAAGCCTGTCCATCGCCACCACGCTGCGCGACCACGCGCAGGCACGGGGCATCACCCCCGGCCAATTCGCGGTGGCCTGGGTGCTGAACAATCGCCTGATCACCGCGCCCATTGCCGGGCCGCGTACCGAGGCGCAGTGGACCGACTACCTTGCTGCGCTGGACTACCGCTTCACCGCCGAGGACGAGGCCCTGGTCGACAGCCTGGTGCCCGCCGGGCACCCCTCCACGCCCGGCTACACCGACCCGGCCTATCCGTTGGAAGGGCGCGTGGCGCGGTCGGGGTAG
- a CDS encoding SMP-30/gluconolactonase/LRE family protein: MSSTPPPKAPNTPDVPALQPGFRLEPVASFEQQVTGVAVSRDGRVFVNFPRWEKDVAVSVAELMPDGTLKPYPDAGWNAYRNIAPQPLDQTFVCVQSVTVDPQGFLWILDPAAPGNEFNKPGGIKLLKVDLATDQVVQAIHFGDDTVPQGSYLNDVRVTPDGRHAFITDSGQIGALLVVDLASGTPRRVLHGHPSTQPDPAVVVHADGHELRKTDGRPTVFSADGIALDHAGQYLYWQALTGKTLFRLPVARLTDAALPEDDLAAAIETVGESGVADGLWMDAEGRIYVTSPEDNALKRREPDGSMVLVVRDSRLRWPDSLAEGPDGTIYVTSSHIQDMAQYHQGGGARTASYELWKVVAA, encoded by the coding sequence ATGTCCTCCACCCCGCCCCCCAAGGCCCCCAACACGCCCGATGTGCCGGCGCTGCAGCCCGGCTTCCGCCTGGAGCCGGTGGCCAGCTTCGAGCAGCAGGTCACCGGCGTGGCCGTCTCCCGCGATGGCCGCGTCTTCGTGAACTTCCCCCGCTGGGAAAAGGACGTGGCGGTTTCCGTGGCCGAGCTGATGCCGGATGGCACGCTGAAGCCTTATCCGGACGCCGGATGGAACGCGTATCGCAACATCGCGCCGCAGCCGCTCGACCAGACCTTCGTGTGCGTGCAAAGCGTGACGGTGGACCCGCAGGGTTTTCTGTGGATCCTCGACCCCGCGGCACCCGGCAACGAATTCAACAAGCCCGGCGGCATCAAGCTGCTGAAGGTGGACTTGGCCACCGACCAGGTGGTGCAGGCCATCCACTTCGGCGACGACACCGTGCCGCAGGGCAGCTACCTGAACGACGTGCGCGTCACCCCGGACGGCCGCCATGCCTTTATCACCGATTCCGGGCAGATCGGCGCGCTGCTGGTGGTGGACCTGGCCAGCGGCACGCCGCGCCGCGTGCTGCACGGCCACCCCAGCACCCAGCCCGACCCCGCCGTGGTGGTGCACGCCGATGGCCACGAACTCCGCAAAACCGATGGCCGCCCCACGGTCTTCTCCGCCGACGGCATCGCGCTCGACCACGCCGGCCAGTATCTCTACTGGCAGGCGCTGACGGGTAAGACGCTGTTCCGCCTGCCGGTCGCCCGGCTGACCGACGCCGCATTGCCCGAGGACGACCTCGCCGCCGCGATCGAGACGGTGGGGGAAAGCGGGGTCGCCGACGGGTTGTGGATGGATGCCGAAGGGCGCATCTACGTCACCAGCCCCGAGGACAACGCGCTGAAGCGCCGCGAGCCGGATGGCAGCATGGTGCTGGTGGTGCGCGACAGCCGCCTGCGCTGGCCCGACAGCCTGGCGGAAGGGCCGGACGGCACGATCTACGTCACCAGCTCGCATATCCAGGACATGGCGCAGTACCACCAGGGCGGCGGTGCCCGCACCGCATCCTACGAGCTGTGGAAGGTGGTGGCGGCCTGA